In Bos mutus isolate GX-2022 chromosome 2, NWIPB_WYAK_1.1, whole genome shotgun sequence, one DNA window encodes the following:
- the RAP1GAP gene encoding LOW QUALITY PROTEIN: rap1 GTPase-activating protein 1 (The sequence of the model RefSeq protein was modified relative to this genomic sequence to represent the inferred CDS: deleted 1 base in 1 codon) encodes MSGRKRSFTFGAYGGVDKSFAPRRSAWRSDGQNQRFPQALDLPRVDLVPSQTASFQPKNTDLFEMIEKMQGSRMDEQRCSFPPPLKTEEDYIPYPSVHEVLGREGPFPLILLPQFGGYWIEGTNHEITSIPETEPLQSPTTKVKLECNHTARLYRKHFLGKEHFNYYSLDTALGHLVFSLKYDVIGDQEHLRLLLRTKCRTYHDVIPISCLTEFPNVVQMAKLVCEDVNVDRFYPVLYPKASRLIVTFDEHVISNNFKFGVIYQKLGQTSEEELFSTNEESPAFVEFLEFLGQKVKLQDFKGFRGGLDVTHGQTGTESVYCNFRNKEIMFHVSTKLPYTEGDAQQLQRKRHIGNDIVAVVFQDENTPFVPDMIASNFLHAYVVVQAEGGGPDGPLYKVSVTARDDVPFFGPPLPDPAVFRKGPEFQEFLLTKLINAEYACYKAEKFAKLEERTRAALLETLYEELHIHSQSMMGLGGDEDKMENGGGGGGFFESFKRVIRSRSQSMDAMGLSNKKPHTVSTSHSGSFTPNNPDLAKAAGISLLIPGKSASRFGRRGSAIGIGTVEESLIVPGKSPTRKKSGPFGSRRSSAIGIENIQEVQEKRESPPAGQKTPDSGHVSQEPKSENSSTQSSPEMPTTKNRAETVAQRAEVLKDFSRSSSSASSFASVVEEAEGVDADDTGLESVSSSGTPHKRDSFIYSTWLEDSISTTSGGSSPGPSRSPHPDAGKLGDPACPEIKIQLEASEQHTPQLGC; translated from the exons AACACAGATCTGTTTGAGATGATTGAAAAGATGCAG GGAAGCAGGATGGATGAACAGCGATGCTCCTTCCCACCACCCCTCAAA ACGGAGGAGGACTACATTCCGTACCCGAGTGTCCACGAG GTCCTGGGCCGAGAAGGGCCCTTCCCCCTGATCCTGCTGCCCCAGTTTGGGGGCTACTGGATTGAAGGCACCAATCACGAAATCACCAGCATCCCAGAGACAGAGCCGCTGCAGTCGCCCACGACCAAGGTGAAGCTGGAGTGCAACCACACCGCCCGCCTCTACCGGAAGCACTTTCTCGGCAAG GAGCACTTTAACTACTACTCGCTGGACACCGCCCTGGGCCACCTTGTCTTCTCACTCAAGTATGACGTCATCGGGGACCAGGAACACCTGCGGCTGCTGCTCAG GACCAAGTGCCGGACATACCACGAcgtcatccccatctcctgcctcaCTGAGTTCCCCAACGTGGTCCAGATGGCAAAG TTGGTGTGTGAGGACGTGAATGTGGATCGATTCTATCCTGTGCTGTACCCCAAG GCCTCTCGCCTCATTGTCACCTTCGACGAGCACGTTATCAGCAATAACTTCAAGTTCGGAGTCATTTATCAGAAGCTCGGGCAG ACCTCCGAGGAAGAACTCTTCAGCACCAACGAGGAGAGCCCTGCCTTCGTGGAGTTCCTCGAGTTTCTGGGCCAGAAGGTCAAATTGCAGGACTTTAAGGg GTTCCGAGGAGGCCTGGACGTGACCCACGGGCAGACGGGGACCGAGTCTGTGTACTGCAACTTCCGCAACAAGGAGATCATGTTTCACGTGTCCACCAAGCTGCCCTACACAGAAGGAGACGCCCAGCAG TTGCAGCGGAAGCGACACATTGGCAACGACATCGTGGCTGTGGTCTTCCAGGACGAGAACACGCCGTTTGTGCCGGACATGATTGCGTCCAACTTCCTGCATGCCTACGTGGTGGTGCAGGCCGAGGGCGGGGGCCCCGACGGCCCCCTCTACAAG GTGTCCGTCACTGCGAGAGATGACGTCCCCTTCTTC GGGCCACCCCTCCCGGACCCCGCTGTGTTTCGGAAG GGGCCTGAGTTCCAGGAATTTTTGCTGACAAAGCTGATCAATGCCGAATATGCTTGCTACAAGGCAGAGAAGTTTGCCAAGCTGGAG GAGCGGACACGGGCCGCCCTCCTGGAGACGCTCTATGAGGAGCTGCACATCCACAGTCAGTCCATGATGGGCCTGGGCGGCGACGAGGACAAGATGGAAAACGGCGGCGGGGGTGGCGGCTTCTTTGAGTCCTTCAAG CGGGTCATCCGGAGCCGCAGCCAGTCCATGGATGCCATGGGGCTGAGCAACAAGAAGCCCCACACCGTGTCCACCAGCCACAGCGGGAGCTTCACGCCCAACAACCCCGACCTGGCCAAGGCAGCTGGAATA TCATTGCTTATTCCGGGGAAAAGTGCCAGTAGATTCGGACGCCGAGGCAGTGCCATAGGCATAGGAACCGTGGAAGAG TCGCTGATTGTCCCTGGCAAGAGCCCCACGAGGAAGAAGTCGGGTCCGTTTGGCTCTCGCCGCAGCAGCGCTATCGGCATCGAGAACATCCAGGAGGTGCAGGAGAAGAG GGAGAGCCCCCCGGCCGGCCAGAAGACCCCAGACAGCGGGCACGTCTCCCAGGAGCCCAAGTCGGAGAACTCATCCACTCAGAGCTCCCCAGAGATGCCCACGACCAAAAACAG AGCGGAGACAGTGGCCCAGAGAGCAGAAGTGCTGAAGGACTTCTCCCGCTCCTCGTCCAGCGCCAGCAGCTTCGCCAGCGTCGTGGAGGAAGCAGAGGGTGTGGATGCGGACGACACAGGCCTG GAGAGTGTTTCCTCCTCGGGCACGCCCCACAAGCGGGACTCCTTCATCTACAGCACGTGGCTGGAAGACAGCATCAGTACCACGAGCGGAGGCAGCTCCCCAG gcccctctcGGTCACCCCATCCAGACGCCGGCAAGTTGGGGGACCCTGCATGTCCCGAGATCAAGATCCAGCTGGAAGCATCTGAACAGCACACGCCCCAGCTG GGCTGTTAG